In a genomic window of Gossypium arboreum isolate Shixiya-1 chromosome 7, ASM2569848v2, whole genome shotgun sequence:
- the LOC108467277 gene encoding small ubiquitin-related modifier 1: MSGQQEEDKKPGDQSAAHINLKVKGQDGNEVFFRIKRSTQLKKLMNAYCDRQSVDFNSIAFLFDGRRLRGEQTPDELEMEDGDEIDAMLHQTGGTV; encoded by the exons ATGTCGGGGCAGCAAGAAGAAGATAAGAAACCCGGCGACCAGTCCGCCGCTCACATCAACCTCAAAGTCAAAGGCCAG GACGGGAATGAAGTTTTCTTCAGGATCAAAAGAAGCACACAATTGAAGAAGCTTATGAATGCATATTGCGACCGACAATCTGTGGATTTCAACTCGATTGCCTTCTTGTTCGATGGTCGCCGCCTGCGAGGCGAGCAAACTCCGGACGAG CTTGAGATGGAGGATGGTGATGAGATCGATGCTATGCTTCACCAAACCGGTGGTACTGTGTGA
- the LOC108475586 gene encoding clathrin coat assembly protein AP180, whose translation MPSRLKRAIGAVKDQTSISLAKIVNTNSSNLDVAVLKATTRDLEPVNERYVNDILVMISSNKLHAAICANAIAKRIGKTKNWVVALKSLMIVLRIFQNSDPFFPQEVLQSRNRGAKILNLTTFNDYSQSSPYDYTAFVRSFAFYLDQRLDCLVTEKIQQRVANKTTGNGRKGSRRINPQHVREMNPPMLLNRISYWQRLLDRAIATKPTGAAKNNRLVQVSVLAVVRESFDLYRHISDGLGLLLDSFFHLQHQSCINAFQYCVKAAQQFEELALFYDYCKDLGIGKIYEYPSVQKISEELMDTLREFLKDQASFPSYKSPRSTDDTKESQRSSKCTSLEDLMYQTDCDEAISTSFLPGHYSKVDEEQCLEKEDMYNVHETGSNHSLPIDHETSVTIDFVSFDDWLTGDNKLEELRTSSKAKSTNGGDFWFDNQVQQDHKQEQWSKNGANGLSPFGKWIEEDHGKDGAEADSFVDNWIQGTQQHEQVVRGIGEGHSYFDELHASRFVGNGHSLLIADDWLLENKKEPEEQQPNSSNDGYMTGWELVLAEATPQPAQGSQHLACGIKPDMAIDLFDHKQIVLQRTYNPFLEDETDVATAATIATMAFPDKFLMAPPIFFANEMARPTFQAMPTTLFDDPNVYDPFAPWPNMKVNNNDCFNGEDEQQNLIHQQELWLQNQNKIIARHIVSSNIE comes from the coding sequence ATGCCAAGCAGGTTAAAGAGGGCGATTGGTGCAGTGAAAGACCAAACAAGCATCAGCTTAGCCAAGATCGTCAACACCAATTCATCGAATCTCGATGTGGCGGTTCTCAAGGCGACGACACGCGATCTTGAGCCTGTTAACGAGCGTTACGTGAATGATATCCTCGTTATGATCTCGTCTAATAAGCTCCATGCCGCGATTTGTGCTAATGCCATTGCGAAAAGGATTGGAAAAACGAAGAACTGGGTCGTTGCTCTTAAATCTTTAATGATTGTTCTTCGGATTTTTCAAAATAGTGACCCATTTTTCCCTCAAGAAGTACTGCAATCTAGGAACCGCGGAGCTAAGATCTTGAACCTCACCACTTTCAATGACTATTCACAGTCAAGCCCTTATGATTACACTGCTTTTGTTAGATCGTTTGCTTTTTACCTTGACCAGCGATTGGATTGCTTGGTGACGGAGAAGATTCAGCAACGGGTTGCGAACAAAACGACGGGAAATGGCCGGAAGGGGAGCCGTCGAATTAACCCACAACACGTTCGAGAAATGAACCCACCGATGTTACTCAATAGGATTTCGTATTGGCAACGGTTACTTGATCGAGCCATTGCGACTAAACCAACCGGTGCAGCCAAGAACAACCGGTTGGTTCAAGTTTCGGTTCTCGCCGTTGTTCGGGAAAGTTTCGATCTTTATCGGCATATCTCCGATGGACTCGGTTTACTCTTGGATAGTTTCTTCCATTTACAGCATCAATCATGCATCAATGCGTTTCAATATTGTGTTAAAGCTGCACAACAATTCGAAGAGCTTgctttgttttatgattattgtaAAGATCTTGGTATTGGGAAAATCTATGAGTATCCGAGTGTTCAAAAGATATCCGAAGAGTTAATGGATACGTTACGAGAGTTCTTGAAAGATCAAGCTTCGTTTCCGTCTTATAAATCGCCTCGTTCCACTGATGATACTAAAGAATCTCAACGCAGTTCAAAATGCACATCGTTGGAGGATTTGATGTATCAAACGGATTGCGACGAAGCGATAAGTACATCGTTCTTGCCGGGGCATTATTCGAAGGTGGACGAAGAACAATGCCTTGAAAAGGAAGATATGTATAATGTTCATGAAACTGGTTCCAACCATTCTTTACCTATTGATCACGAGACTAGTGTGACTATCGATTTTGTATCGTTCGACGATTGGTTGACAGGTGATAATAAATTGGAGGAGTTACGAACTTCCTCAAAAGCGAAATCCACTAATGGTGGTGATTTCTGGTTTGATAACCAAGTTCAACAAGATCATAAACAAGAGCAATGGTCTAAAAATGGTGCTAATGGTCTCTCTCCTTTTGGCAAATGGATCGAAGAAGATCATGGCAAAGATGGAGCCGAGGCTGATTCATTTGTCGATAACTGGATACAAGGAACCCAACAACACGAACAAGTTGTTCGTGGTATAGGCGAGGGGCATTCGTATTTCGATGAATTACATGCCTCTCGATTTGTAGGCAACGGCCACTCCTTGTTGATCGCGGATGACTGGCTtctggaaaataaaaaggaaCCCGAAGAACAACAGCCGAATTCGAGCAATGATGGTTACATGACAGGATGGGAGCTTGTGTTAGCTGAAGCAACACCACAACCTGCACAAGGTTCTCAACATTTAGCCTGTGGCATTAAGCCCGATATGGCAATTGATTTATTTGATCATAAACAAATAGTACTTCAACGCACATACAATCCATTTCTCGAAGACGAAACCGATGTTGCAACCGCCGCTACCATTGCCACTATGGCTTTCCCCGACAAGTTCTTAATGGCACCACCAATTTTCTTTGCTAACGAAATGGCCCGACCGACATTTCAGGCAATGCCGACTACTCTTTTCGATGATCCGAACGTGTATGACCCTTTCGCACCGTGGCCTAATATGAAAGTTAATAACAATGATTGTTTTAATGGGGAAGATGAACAGCAAAATCTGATACATCAACAAGAACTGTGGTTGCAGAACCAAAACAAGATTATTGCAAGGCATATTGTTTCATCTAATATTGAATAA
- the LOC108458035 gene encoding uncharacterized protein LOC108458035: MVNKAWKIIPRPLLETILNNHAQHHRVPQPLILHGPRGVGKTTLILDRFLGEWNKGPHLTGYVDFAQSIKDHHPNFDGSFPWYSWSSCELPSLSSCQTQLENCLESMAHKGIKLGTISSHQIFTTLNKWHGINTALRRILNQNASKIAISNKVSSSGLWDRAVFALSARFNAFEIDGVLDFEEKGKSLSIDEASYFKEAIVALRLAKEVIKMQQKWRANAIADLNRSGRFSRSLANSFTDWPCLLLELLSQAAEIGHFQPKLVINNVEILRNAMLTDDSKVCGSMYHDSLIWRIIALGANERCLPVILVTSDSYYSYQAFMDFGFPDIFVSRETFGWTPQEAKMHMVTDYFTHAEWMVIDDVLGPNPRHLFEVYMLKQSNCYQKLMDNEASTFEDIVDAYLAYLQVTVVNPSMDKALSFLQKFAIDARSGKILEHRLHFGAPWRHPPSSKDPTICKEWAKIQLMDFVQSLVNAEFGVNYLADCSLEIMDDPAAVALVEVGLLYAQRDPSFFRPISKGIQRCLARWLVQERMQLSYQNLLQYLWQRIIRGRSYRHLMLQVGYDKY; this comes from the exons ATGGTGAACAAAGCATGGAAGATCATTCCAAGGCCTTTACTCGAAACAATCCTCAACAACCATGCCCAACACCACCGTGTCCCTCAGCCCCTCATTCTCCATGGCCCCCGTGGCGTCGGCAAAACCACTCTTATCCTTGACC gttTTCTTGGTGAATGGAACAAAGGTCCTCACTTAACAGGCTATGTCGACTTCGCTCAATCTATTAAAGACCACCATCCTAATTTCGACGGTTCATTTCCTTGGTATTCTTGGTCTTCTTGTGAGTTACCGTCTTTATCTAGCTGCCAAACCCAACTTGAGAATTGCCTGGAATCTATGGCTCATAAAGGCATCAAGCTTGGAACTATAAGTTCACATCAAATCTTTACTACTCTTAATAAATGGCATGGTATTAATACTGCCCTTCGTCGGATACTGAATCAAAACGCTTCTAAAATTGCTATTTCTAATAAGGTTTCGAGCTCGGGTTTGTGGGATCGAGCGGTTTTTGCTTTATCTGCTCGATTTAATGCCTTTGAGATTGATGGGGTTTTGGATTTTGAAGAGAAGGGGAAGTCTTTGTCTATTGATGAAGCTTCTTATTTTAAGGAAGCTATTGTGGCGTTGAGATTGGCAAAGGAGGTGATTAAGATGCAGCAAAAGTGGAGAGCTAATGCCATTGCTGATTTGAATAGGAGTGGACGGTTTTCAAGGTCGCTAGCAAATTCATTTACTGATTGGCCTTGTTTGTTGCTTGAGTTGCTGTCTCAAGCTGCTGAGATTGGCCATTTTCAG CCAAAGTTGGTCATAAATAATGTCGAAATTCTTCGTAATGCAATGTTGACGGATGACTCGAAGGTGTGTGGATCAATGTATCATGACAGTTTGATTTGGAGAATAATTGCTTTAGGAGCAAACGAGCGATGCCTGCCTGTTATACTTGTGACATCAGATAG CTACTATTCATATCAAGCTTTCATGGATTTTGGGTTTCCAGATATATTTGTCTCTCGTGAG ACCTTTGGTTGGACTCCTCAAGAAGCTAAAATGCACATGGTTACTGATTACTTCACCCATGCAGAG TGGATGGTTATTGATGATGTGCTTGGGCCTAATCCTCGACATCTATTTGAGGTGTATATGCTTAAACAAAGCAATTGTTACCAGAA GTTGATGGACAATGAGGCAAGTACTTTTGAGGACATCGTGGATGCGTATTTAGCATACTTACAG GTTACCGTGGTGAATCCTTCAATGGATAAAGCATTGAGCTTCCTGCAAAAATTCGCAATTGATGCACGAAGTGGAAAGATTTTAGAGCATAGATTGCATTTTGGTGCTCCTTGGAGACATCCTCCGTCTTCCAAGGACCCTACTATATGTAAGGAATGGGCAAAGATACAACTAATGGATTTTGTTCAATCTCTAGTAAATGCAGAATTTGGT GTTAATTATCTAGCTGACTGCAGCCTAGAGATCATGGATGATCCAGCTGCTGTTGCATTAGTGGAG GTTGGCTTACTCTATGCCCAAAGGGATCCTTCTTTCTTTCGTCCCATCTCTAAAGGTATTCAGAGGTGTCTTGCAAGATG GCTTGTCCAGGAGCGCATGCAGTTGAGTTACCAAAACTTGCTTCAGTATCTTTGGCAGCGGATTATACGTGGTCGTAGCTATCGTCATTTGATGCTGCAAGTTGGCTATGATAAATACTAG